One stretch of Streptomyces sp. A2-16 DNA includes these proteins:
- a CDS encoding ribonuclease D, with the protein MTDAQETAADVSLRTTGGGPPDDGGSSVAEAPIPLLEPREGIPPVIADEDSLAEVIAAFAAGSGPVAVDAERASGYRYGQRAYLVQLRRAGAGTALIDPVACPDLSGLGEALSGVEWVLHAATQDLPCLREIGMIPSRLFDTELAGRIAGFPRVGLGAMVEGVLGFVLEKGHSAVDWSTRPLPEPWLRYAALDVELLVDLRDALEKELDRQGKLEWALQEFEAIAAAPPAEPRKDPWRRTSGMHKVRRRRQLAVVRELWEARDRIAQRRDVSPGKVLSDAAIVEAALALPVNVHALAALNGFGHRMGRRQLEQWQAAVDRARALAETQLPQPGQPVTGPPPPRAWADKDPAAAARLSAARAAVSALAETLNMPQENLITPDTVRRVCWEPPGVVSAESVGAALAGLGARAWQVEQVTPVLVAALSA; encoded by the coding sequence GTGACCGACGCCCAAGAGACCGCAGCAGACGTTTCACTGCGAACCACCGGAGGCGGCCCTCCGGACGATGGCGGATCTTCTGTCGCGGAGGCTCCGATCCCTCTGCTGGAGCCGCGCGAGGGCATTCCGCCCGTGATCGCCGACGAGGACTCGCTCGCCGAGGTGATCGCCGCGTTCGCCGCGGGCTCCGGCCCCGTCGCCGTCGACGCCGAGCGGGCGTCCGGCTACCGCTACGGACAGCGCGCCTATCTCGTGCAGCTGCGCCGCGCCGGTGCGGGCACCGCGCTGATCGACCCTGTGGCCTGTCCCGACCTCTCCGGGCTCGGCGAGGCACTCTCCGGCGTGGAGTGGGTGCTGCACGCCGCCACGCAGGATCTTCCGTGTCTTCGCGAGATAGGCATGATCCCCTCGCGCCTCTTCGACACCGAGCTGGCCGGGCGGATCGCCGGGTTCCCCCGGGTCGGGCTCGGCGCGATGGTCGAGGGAGTGCTGGGCTTCGTCCTGGAGAAGGGGCACTCGGCCGTCGACTGGTCGACCCGTCCGCTGCCCGAGCCCTGGCTGCGCTACGCCGCCCTCGACGTGGAGCTTCTCGTCGACCTGCGGGACGCGCTGGAGAAGGAGCTCGACCGGCAGGGGAAGCTCGAGTGGGCACTCCAGGAGTTCGAGGCGATCGCCGCCGCGCCGCCCGCCGAGCCGCGCAAGGATCCCTGGCGCCGTACGTCCGGGATGCACAAGGTGCGGCGGCGTCGGCAGCTGGCCGTGGTGCGGGAACTGTGGGAGGCGCGGGACCGGATCGCCCAGCGGCGTGACGTGTCTCCGGGCAAGGTGCTGTCCGACGCGGCGATCGTCGAGGCGGCGCTCGCCCTGCCGGTGAACGTGCATGCCCTCGCCGCGTTGAACGGGTTCGGGCATCGGATGGGGCGGCGCCAGCTGGAGCAGTGGCAGGCGGCCGTCGACCGGGCCAGGGCGCTGGCCGAGACGCAGCTGCCGCAGCCCGGGCAGCCGGTGACGGGGCCTCCGCCGCCGCGGGCCTGGGCCGACAAGGACCCTGCCGCCGCGGCTCGCCTGTCCGCGGCCCGAGCGGCGGTGTCCGCGCTGGCCGAGACGCTGAACATGCCCCAGGAGAACCTGATCACTCCGGACACCGTGCGGCGGGTGTGCTGGGAGCCGCCCGGTGTGGTCAGCGCCGAGTCGGTGGGGGCCGCCCTGGCGGGGCTCGGGGCCCGGGCCTGGCAGGTGGAGCAGGTGACTCCCGTGCTGGTGGCCGCGCTGTCCGCCTAG
- a CDS encoding response regulator transcription factor yields the protein MSVLLEQPASLVAYRPNKPTAMVVVADPRVRSTVTRHLWALGVRDVIEASSVAEARPRIGNPRDICVADVHLPDGSGLTLLSETRAAGWPNGLALSAADDIGAVRNALAGGVKGYVVTGTRTNLGLPTRPGAAPIGAAAARMHRRPPGAPSHPGGYRELSGREVEVLRLVAEGQSNKAIGVSMGLSALTVKSHLARIARKLGTGDRAGMVAVALRTGIIH from the coding sequence GTGTCCGTTCTCCTCGAGCAGCCCGCAAGCCTGGTCGCCTACCGCCCGAACAAGCCCACCGCCATGGTGGTCGTGGCCGACCCGCGCGTACGATCCACCGTCACCCGTCACCTCTGGGCGCTCGGTGTGCGCGATGTCATCGAAGCCTCTTCCGTGGCGGAGGCCCGTCCCCGCATCGGCAACCCCAGAGACATCTGCGTAGCCGACGTCCACCTCCCCGACGGCTCCGGCCTGACCCTGCTGTCCGAGACCCGCGCGGCGGGCTGGCCCAACGGCCTCGCCCTCTCCGCGGCCGACGACATCGGCGCCGTGCGCAACGCCCTCGCGGGCGGCGTCAAGGGCTACGTCGTCACCGGCACCCGTACGAACCTCGGGCTCCCCACCCGACCGGGCGCCGCCCCCATCGGCGCCGCCGCCGCCCGTATGCACCGCCGCCCCCCGGGTGCCCCGAGCCACCCGGGCGGCTACCGCGAGCTCTCCGGCCGTGAGGTCGAGGTCCTGCGGCTGGTGGCCGAAGGGCAGTCGAACAAGGCGATCGGCGTCTCGATGGGCCTGTCCGCACTGACCGTCAAGAGCCACCTCGCCCGGATCGCCCGCAAGCTCGGCACGGGCGACCGCGCCGGCATGGTGGCGGTGGCGCTCCGTACCGGCATCATCCACTGA
- a CDS encoding DUF3000 domain-containing protein translates to MAAAQGRLSDDTGGMDDAKGSDRDGSGAAPPAFQAAVQALRGSRLRPQIEIEPTRAPQRLAPHAYALEATVVDGDQDLADGRLVLLHDPDGHDAWRGTFRLVTLVRAELEPEMAADPLLPEVCWSWLTGALSARGLSYGEPSGTVTRASSHYFGGLSERPAASQIEIRASWTPREGLGGVPDTAGHLASWCDLLAQVAGLPPAGPGDASVVTLPQRRDPQAR, encoded by the coding sequence ATGGCTGCGGCACAAGGACGACTGTCGGACGACACGGGTGGTATGGACGACGCGAAAGGGAGTGACCGGGATGGGAGCGGTGCGGCTCCGCCGGCCTTCCAGGCCGCGGTTCAGGCCCTGCGCGGCAGTCGGCTGCGGCCGCAGATCGAGATCGAGCCCACCCGGGCCCCCCAGCGGCTCGCCCCGCACGCGTACGCGCTGGAGGCGACCGTCGTCGACGGCGACCAGGACCTCGCCGACGGGCGGCTCGTGCTGCTGCACGACCCGGACGGCCACGACGCCTGGCGGGGCACGTTCCGGCTGGTGACGCTGGTGCGGGCGGAGCTGGAGCCGGAGATGGCCGCCGACCCGCTGCTGCCCGAGGTCTGCTGGTCCTGGCTGACCGGGGCGCTCTCGGCGCGCGGGCTGTCGTACGGCGAACCGAGCGGCACCGTCACGCGCGCGAGCTCGCACTACTTCGGCGGTCTGTCCGAGCGCCCGGCGGCCTCGCAGATCGAGATCCGTGCCTCCTGGACGCCCCGCGAGGGCCTGGGAGGGGTGCCGGACACGGCGGGGCATCTCGCGTCCTGGTGCGATCTGCTGGCCCAGGTCGCGGGTCTGCCGCCGGCCGGTCCGGGTGACGCGTCGGTCGTGACGTTGCCGCAGCGGCGGGATCCGCAGGCGCGCTGA
- the hemE gene encoding uroporphyrinogen decarboxylase codes for MSAHETPPSATYESAFLKACRREPVPHTPVWFMRQAGRSLPEYRKVREGIPMLESCARPELVAEITLQPVRRHNVDAAIYYSDIVVPLKAIGIDLDIKPGVGPVVEHPIRTRADLAQLRDLTPEDVSYVTEAIGLLTRELGPTPLIGFAGAPFTLASYLVEGGPSRTYENAKSMMYGDPELWVDLLDRLAEITAAFLKVQIEAGASAVQLFDSWAGALAPADYRRSVLPASAKVFKAVEGYGVPRIHFGVGTGELLKLMGEAGADVVGVDWRVPLDEAARRVGPGKALQGNLDPTVLFASTEAVEAKTREVLDSAKDIEGHVFNLGHGVMPSTDPDALTRLVDYVHTHTAG; via the coding sequence GTGAGTGCACACGAGACGCCGCCGTCAGCCACGTACGAGTCCGCCTTCCTCAAGGCCTGCCGGCGCGAGCCCGTGCCGCACACCCCGGTCTGGTTCATGCGCCAGGCGGGGCGCTCGCTGCCGGAGTACCGCAAGGTCCGCGAGGGCATCCCGATGCTCGAGTCCTGCGCACGGCCCGAGCTGGTCGCCGAGATCACCCTCCAGCCGGTGCGCCGCCACAACGTCGACGCGGCGATCTACTACAGCGACATCGTCGTCCCGCTCAAGGCCATCGGCATCGACCTCGACATCAAGCCCGGCGTCGGCCCGGTCGTCGAGCACCCGATCCGCACCCGCGCCGACCTGGCCCAGCTGCGCGACCTCACCCCCGAGGACGTCTCCTACGTCACCGAGGCCATCGGCCTGCTGACCCGCGAGCTCGGCCCGACCCCCCTCATCGGTTTCGCGGGCGCGCCTTTCACCCTCGCGAGCTACCTCGTCGAGGGCGGTCCGTCGCGCACGTACGAGAACGCCAAGTCGATGATGTACGGCGACCCCGAACTGTGGGTCGACCTCCTCGACCGCCTCGCCGAGATCACCGCCGCCTTCCTGAAGGTCCAGATCGAGGCCGGCGCCTCCGCCGTCCAGCTCTTCGACTCGTGGGCCGGCGCCCTCGCCCCGGCCGACTACCGCCGCTCGGTGCTGCCCGCCTCCGCGAAGGTCTTCAAGGCGGTCGAGGGATACGGCGTCCCCCGCATCCACTTCGGCGTCGGCACCGGCGAGCTGCTGAAGCTCATGGGCGAGGCCGGCGCGGACGTCGTCGGCGTCGACTGGCGGGTACCGCTCGACGAGGCCGCCCGCCGGGTCGGTCCCGGCAAGGCGCTCCAGGGCAACCTCGACCCGACGGTCCTGTTCGCCTCCACCGAGGCGGTCGAGGCCAAGACCCGCGAGGTCCTGGACTCGGCGAAGGACATCGAGGGCCACGTCTTCAACCTCGGCCACGGCGTCATGCCGTCCACCGACCCGGACGCGCTGACCCGCCTCGTGGACTACGTCCACACGCACACCGCCGGCTGA
- a CDS encoding rhomboid family intramembrane serine protease: MVIPVHDVNPVRRTPVVTYALIAANVLVFLFMPGLAGSVAGDSSVSQLCHLQAFLDHWAAIPQELIHHQMPKLVPTGDVGTNAQGATGCVVAPPDYDKSPALSVLTAMFLHGGWLHLLGNMLFLLIFGNNVEDRMGHVRFALFYVVCGYAASYGFALLNADSRDPLIGASGAIAGVLGAYLVLYPKARVWVLVPFLVFLPLRLPAWLVLGFWFVLQAFYSSGEGVSAAGTVAYAAHVVGFLAGMLLAWPLKAGTPPPPEPRGLLFGRKARPRHTW; the protein is encoded by the coding sequence GTGGTCATCCCCGTCCATGACGTGAACCCCGTGCGCCGCACCCCTGTGGTGACGTACGCGCTCATCGCCGCGAACGTCCTCGTGTTCCTGTTCATGCCCGGCCTCGCCGGTTCGGTGGCGGGCGACAGCAGCGTGTCGCAGCTGTGCCACCTCCAGGCGTTCCTGGACCACTGGGCGGCGATCCCGCAGGAGTTGATCCACCATCAGATGCCGAAGCTCGTCCCCACGGGCGACGTCGGCACGAATGCGCAGGGCGCGACGGGCTGTGTGGTGGCCCCGCCGGACTACGACAAGTCCCCCGCGCTGTCGGTCCTGACGGCGATGTTCCTGCACGGCGGCTGGCTGCACCTGCTGGGCAACATGCTGTTCCTGCTGATCTTCGGCAACAACGTCGAGGACCGCATGGGGCATGTGCGCTTCGCGCTGTTCTACGTCGTCTGCGGCTACGCGGCCTCGTACGGCTTCGCGCTCCTCAACGCCGACTCGCGCGACCCGCTGATCGGGGCCTCGGGGGCCATCGCCGGTGTTCTGGGCGCCTATCTGGTGCTGTACCCGAAGGCCAGGGTGTGGGTCCTGGTGCCGTTCCTGGTCTTCCTGCCGCTGAGACTGCCGGCCTGGCTGGTGCTGGGCTTCTGGTTCGTGCTCCAGGCGTTCTACTCGTCCGGCGAGGGCGTCTCCGCCGCGGGCACGGTCGCGTACGCGGCGCACGTGGTCGGTTTCCTCGCCGGGATGCTGCTCGCCTGGCCGCTGAAGGCCGGCACTCCCCCGCCGCCGGAACCGCGCGGCCTGCTGTTCGGCAGGAAGGCGCGGCCCCGGCACACCTGGTGA
- a CDS encoding FAD-dependent oxidoreductase: MNMSRTRDTRERLVVIGGDAAGMSAASQARRMRGPDELEIVAFERGHFTSYSACGIPYWVGGDVAERDELIARTPEEHRARDIDLRMRTEVVEIDVDGQRVRARDVDSGAESWTAYDKLVIATGARPIRPDMPGVDAPGVHGVQTLDDGQALIDTLARTRGRRAVVVGAGYIGVEMAEALINRGYEVTVVNRGSEPMSTLDPDMGRLVHEAMEGLGITMVNEAAVTKVLTDEDGRVRAVATEDAEYPADVVVLGIGVRPETTLAKAAGLPLGSHGGLLTDLAMRVRGHENIWAGGDCVEVLDLVSGQERHIALGTHANKHGQVIGTGVGGGYATFPGVVGTAVSKVCDLEIARTGLREKDARRVGLQFVSVRIESTSRAGYYPGASPMTVKMLAERRTGRLLGVQIVGREGAAKRVDIAAVALTAGMTVERMTALDLGYAPPFSPVWDPVLVAARKAAAKVRAS; the protein is encoded by the coding sequence ATGAACATGAGCCGTACGCGGGACACGAGGGAACGTCTGGTCGTGATCGGCGGCGACGCCGCGGGGATGTCCGCGGCGTCGCAGGCACGCCGGATGAGGGGCCCCGACGAGCTGGAGATCGTGGCGTTCGAGCGGGGCCACTTCACCTCCTACTCGGCGTGCGGCATCCCGTACTGGGTGGGCGGGGACGTCGCCGAGCGGGACGAGTTGATCGCCCGTACTCCCGAGGAGCACCGGGCCCGGGACATCGACCTGCGCATGCGCACCGAGGTCGTGGAGATCGACGTCGACGGGCAGCGGGTACGCGCGCGTGACGTCGATTCGGGGGCCGAGTCCTGGACGGCGTACGACAAGCTGGTGATCGCGACCGGGGCCCGTCCGATCCGCCCGGACATGCCGGGCGTCGACGCCCCCGGGGTGCACGGGGTGCAGACCCTCGACGACGGGCAGGCGCTCATCGACACGCTGGCACGCACGCGTGGCCGCAGGGCGGTGGTGGTGGGCGCCGGTTACATCGGCGTGGAGATGGCCGAGGCCCTGATCAACCGGGGCTACGAGGTGACGGTCGTCAACCGGGGCAGTGAGCCCATGTCGACGCTCGACCCGGACATGGGCCGTCTGGTGCACGAGGCGATGGAGGGCCTGGGCATCACGATGGTCAACGAGGCCGCGGTGACCAAGGTGCTCACGGACGAGGACGGCCGGGTGCGCGCGGTGGCCACGGAGGACGCCGAGTACCCGGCGGACGTGGTGGTGCTCGGGATCGGCGTGCGCCCGGAGACGACGCTCGCGAAGGCGGCGGGCCTGCCGCTGGGGAGCCACGGCGGTCTGCTGACGGACCTCGCGATGCGGGTGCGCGGCCACGAGAACATCTGGGCGGGCGGTGACTGCGTGGAGGTCCTCGACCTGGTGTCGGGGCAGGAGCGGCACATCGCGCTCGGCACCCACGCCAACAAGCACGGCCAGGTCATCGGTACGGGCGTCGGCGGCGGCTACGCCACGTTCCCGGGTGTCGTGGGCACGGCGGTCAGCAAGGTCTGCGACCTGGAGATCGCCCGCACCGGGCTGCGGGAGAAGGACGCCCGTCGGGTGGGGCTCCAGTTCGTGTCGGTAAGGATCGAGTCGACCAGCCGCGCCGGCTACTACCCGGGCGCCTCCCCCATGACGGTGAAGATGCTCGCCGAGCGCCGCACGGGGCGGCTGCTCGGCGTGCAGATCGTCGGGAGAGAGGGCGCGGCCAAGAGGGTCGACATCGCCGCGGTGGCCCTGACGGCGGGGATGACGGTGGAGCGGATGACCGCCCTGGACCTGGGGTACGCGCCGCCGTTCAGCCCGGTGTGGGATCCGGTGCTGGTGGCGGCCAGGAAGGCCGCCGCGAAGGTGCGGGCCTCCTGA
- a CDS encoding DUF4349 domain-containing protein yields MRTPRSRRSRSSVRPVRALAGLLLAGSLALAGCSGASDSGADSSALSKDDRAAASQAPEGAAGAEADAGGKQATAAPNPAANHIIRTATLTVRVKNVPKALAAARTTTENAGGFVGKESTSRDEEGREQTEVVLRVPVEKYDEVLDDLQGAGKLMERTANAQDVTDQVVDVQSRIATQRASVARIRELMDRATRLSDVVTLEGELSTRQADLESLLARQASLKDRTSLATITLSLSEAPVVKAEKDDDPGVVDALAGGWDAFVTMLRWIVMALAAVLPFLAGIALLVLVWLRLVRPRLPRRPAPAGASTALGPLPVARPVPDPDRPQERGEED; encoded by the coding sequence ATGCGCACACCACGTTCACGCCGTTCACGCAGCTCGGTACGTCCCGTCCGGGCCCTGGCCGGACTCCTGCTGGCCGGGTCCCTCGCACTGGCCGGGTGCAGCGGCGCCTCCGATTCGGGTGCCGACAGCAGCGCCCTCTCCAAGGACGACCGTGCGGCCGCGTCCCAGGCTCCCGAGGGCGCGGCCGGTGCCGAGGCCGACGCGGGCGGCAAGCAGGCCACCGCCGCGCCGAACCCCGCCGCGAACCACATCATCCGCACCGCCACGCTGACCGTGCGGGTCAAGAACGTGCCGAAGGCGCTCGCCGCGGCCCGCACCACCACCGAGAACGCGGGCGGGTTCGTCGGCAAGGAGTCCACCTCCCGCGACGAGGAGGGCCGGGAGCAGACCGAGGTGGTGTTGCGGGTGCCCGTCGAGAAGTACGACGAGGTCCTCGACGACCTGCAGGGCGCGGGCAAGCTCATGGAGCGCACCGCGAACGCGCAGGACGTCACCGACCAGGTCGTCGACGTGCAGAGCCGGATCGCGACGCAGCGCGCGAGTGTGGCGCGGATCCGGGAGCTGATGGACAGGGCGACCAGGCTGAGCGACGTGGTCACCCTGGAGGGCGAACTGAGCACCCGCCAGGCCGACCTGGAGTCGCTGCTGGCACGTCAGGCGTCCCTGAAGGACCGCACGAGCCTGGCCACCATCACCCTGTCCCTGTCCGAGGCGCCCGTCGTCAAGGCCGAGAAGGACGACGACCCCGGTGTCGTCGACGCGCTCGCGGGCGGCTGGGACGCGTTCGTGACCATGCTGCGCTGGATCGTGATGGCGCTGGCCGCGGTGCTGCCCTTCCTGGCCGGGATCGCGCTGCTCGTACTGGTGTGGCTGCGGCTGGTCCGCCCCCGGCTGCCGCGCCGGCCGGCCCCCGCGGGCGCCTCGACCGCGCTGGGCCCTCTGCCCGTGGCACGGCCCGTCCCCGACCCGGACCGCCCGCAGGAGCGGGGCGAGGAGGACTGA
- the hemG gene encoding protoporphyrinogen oxidase: MSGSQVVVVGAGIAGLAAAHRLARRGARVTVLEASDRVGGKLLPGEIAGARVDLGAESMLARRPEAVALAREVGLDERLQPPATATASIWTRGALRPMPKGHVMGVPGTADALAGVLSDEGLARIEQDARLPRTEVGDDVAVGEYVAARLGREVVDRLIEPLLGGVYAGDAYRISMRSAVPQLFQVARTHTSLTEGVREIQARMAANQQTGPVFMGIEGGVGTLPLAVADAVRAQGGEIVTGAPVTELRREASGGWRVVTADRVLHADAVIVAVPAPAAASLLRAEAPEAAGELDTVEYASMALVTLAYRRSDTALPAGSGFLVPPVDGRTIKASTFASQKWGWIAEENPDVVVLRTSVGRHGETEILERDDTALVDVSRHDLREATGLDAAPLETRVTRWTDGLPQYPVGHHARVARIREHIAKLPGLAVCGAQYDGVGIPACIASAHAAVDQIQGDLAAVRELTANPVQSLHGGAGE; this comes from the coding sequence ATGAGCGGATCACAGGTGGTCGTCGTCGGAGCGGGCATCGCGGGACTGGCCGCGGCCCACCGACTGGCGCGGCGCGGCGCGCGCGTCACCGTCCTCGAGGCGTCGGACCGGGTGGGCGGCAAGCTGCTGCCCGGCGAGATCGCGGGCGCGCGCGTGGACCTCGGCGCCGAGTCGATGCTGGCCCGCAGGCCGGAGGCGGTGGCCCTCGCCCGCGAGGTGGGCCTGGACGAGCGCCTCCAGCCCCCGGCCACCGCAACCGCCTCGATCTGGACCCGCGGCGCCCTGCGCCCCATGCCCAAGGGCCACGTCATGGGCGTCCCCGGCACCGCCGACGCGCTGGCCGGAGTGCTGTCCGACGAGGGCCTGGCCCGCATCGAGCAGGACGCCCGGCTGCCCCGCACGGAGGTCGGCGACGACGTGGCGGTGGGGGAGTACGTGGCGGCGCGCCTGGGCCGCGAGGTCGTCGACCGCCTCATCGAGCCCCTCCTCGGCGGGGTCTACGCGGGCGACGCGTACCGCATCTCGATGCGCTCGGCGGTCCCGCAGCTCTTCCAGGTCGCCAGGACCCACACCTCCCTCACCGAGGGCGTCCGCGAGATCCAGGCCCGGATGGCCGCCAACCAGCAGACCGGGCCCGTGTTCATGGGCATCGAGGGCGGCGTGGGCACCCTCCCGCTCGCCGTCGCCGACGCGGTCCGCGCACAGGGCGGCGAGATCGTCACCGGCGCCCCGGTGACCGAGCTGCGCCGCGAGGCGTCCGGCGGCTGGAGGGTCGTCACCGCGGACCGCGTCCTGCACGCCGACGCGGTGATCGTCGCCGTCCCCGCCCCGGCCGCCGCGAGCCTCCTGCGCGCCGAGGCCCCCGAGGCCGCCGGCGAGCTCGACACCGTCGAGTACGCCTCCATGGCCCTGGTCACCCTCGCCTACCGCCGTTCCGACACCGCCCTGCCCGCGGGCAGCGGCTTCCTCGTCCCGCCGGTGGACGGCCGCACCATCAAGGCGTCCACCTTCGCCTCCCAGAAGTGGGGCTGGATCGCCGAGGAGAACCCCGACGTCGTCGTCCTGCGCACCTCCGTCGGCCGCCACGGCGAGACGGAGATCCTGGAGCGCGACGACACCGCCCTGGTGGACGTCTCCCGCCACGACCTGCGCGAGGCCACCGGGCTGGACGCCGCCCCCCTCGAAACCCGTGTCACCCGCTGGACCGACGGCCTGCCCCAGTACCCCGTCGGCCACCACGCGCGCGTGGCCCGCATCCGCGAGCACATCGCCAAGCTGCCCGGCCTCGCGGTGTGCGGCGCGCAGTACGACGGCGTGGGCATTCCGGCCTGCATCGCGAGCGCCCACGCGGCCGTGGACCAGATCCAGGGCGACCTCGCCGCCGTGCGGGAGCTCACGGCCAACCCGGTGCAGAGTCTGCACGGCGGAGCGGGAGAATAG
- the hemQ gene encoding hydrogen peroxide-dependent heme synthase, whose amino-acid sequence MSNDAPTPESGRVPNKGKLAKDLNEVIRYTLWSVFKLKDVLPEDRTGYADEVQELFDQLAAKDVTIRGTYDVSGLRADADVMIWWHAETSDQLQEAYNLFRRTKLGRALEPVWSNMALHRPAEFNRSHIPAFLADENPRDYVSVYPFVRSYDWYLLPDEDRRRMLADHGKMARGYPDVRANTVASFSLGDYEWILAFEADELYRIVDLMRHLRASEARMHVREEVPFYTGRRKDLGDLVAGLA is encoded by the coding sequence ATGAGCAACGACGCCCCCACCCCCGAGTCCGGCAGGGTCCCGAACAAGGGCAAGCTGGCCAAGGACCTCAACGAGGTCATCCGTTACACGCTCTGGTCCGTCTTCAAGCTGAAGGACGTGCTGCCCGAGGACCGCACCGGCTACGCCGACGAGGTCCAGGAGCTGTTCGACCAGCTCGCCGCCAAGGACGTCACGATCCGCGGCACCTACGACGTGTCCGGGCTGCGCGCCGACGCCGACGTCATGATCTGGTGGCACGCGGAGACCAGCGACCAGCTCCAGGAGGCGTACAACCTCTTCCGCCGCACGAAGCTGGGCCGCGCCCTCGAGCCGGTCTGGTCGAACATGGCGCTGCACCGCCCCGCCGAGTTCAACCGCTCCCACATCCCGGCGTTCCTGGCGGACGAGAACCCCCGGGACTACGTGAGCGTCTATCCCTTCGTCCGGTCCTACGACTGGTACCTCCTCCCCGACGAGGACCGCCGCCGCATGCTCGCCGACCACGGCAAGATGGCCCGCGGCTACCCGGACGTCCGTGCCAACACCGTCGCGTCGTTCTCGCTGGGCGACTACGAGTGGATCCTGGCCTTCGAGGCCGACGAGCTCTACCGCATCGTCGACCTCATGCGCCACCTGCGCGCCTCCGAGGCCCGTATGCACGTCCGCGAGGAGGTCCCGTTCTACACGGGCCGCCGCAAGGACCTCGGCGACCTCGTCGCGGGCCTCGCCTGA
- a CDS encoding alpha/beta hydrolase: MRAPALYTAAGSLLLTTLAAAPAGGAPAAPGAAELHGTAIAAARAEAAGIRFGACPAVEDLPDGVRCGTVSVPLDYAHPDGKQIKLTVSRVPATHKDPRNSKRRVPRQGALVYNPGGPGASGMYFPLIGVLPEWKGLAAAYDLVGYAPRGVGRSAPLSCTDPKQYFKAPTQAPTHPSESYKKERVAQAKAYARGCARRAGATLRHYTSLNNARDLDVLRAALGEQRLTFMGASYGTYFGALYATLFPSHVRRMVFDAAVNPDPDQVWYRNNLDQSAAFEGRWADFREWVARHDDVYGLGATAEEVLRSYEKAAARLAVEPAGGKVGPGQLQGAFLSTGYYDDFWPHRAQALSAYLKGDPKPLIQQAGPHQEAAKEAENANAVYTAVECNDAPWPTDWKVWDRDNTRLARVAPFETWDNVWTNLPCAYWPAARQEPLDVRTGPGELPATLILAAERDAATPYDGALKLHRRLSGSVLVTERDAGTHGIAGGPNPCVNGYLDAYLLEGRLPVRRAACAPHPEPKPRVASRKATPEGKATAGGNATVTPAR; encoded by the coding sequence ATGAGAGCTCCCGCCCTCTACACGGCCGCCGGGTCCTTGCTCCTGACCACGCTCGCCGCCGCACCGGCCGGGGGCGCTCCGGCCGCCCCGGGCGCGGCGGAACTCCACGGCACCGCGATCGCGGCCGCCCGCGCCGAGGCGGCCGGCATCCGCTTCGGCGCCTGCCCCGCGGTGGAGGACCTGCCCGACGGTGTCCGGTGCGGCACGGTGTCCGTCCCGCTCGACTACGCACACCCCGACGGCAAGCAGATCAAACTGACCGTCAGCCGGGTGCCGGCCACCCACAAGGACCCGCGCAACAGCAAGCGCCGGGTGCCCCGGCAGGGCGCCCTGGTCTACAACCCCGGCGGCCCCGGCGCCTCCGGCATGTACTTCCCGCTGATCGGTGTGCTCCCCGAGTGGAAGGGGCTCGCCGCGGCGTACGACCTCGTCGGCTACGCCCCGCGCGGGGTGGGCCGTTCGGCGCCGCTGTCCTGCACCGACCCGAAGCAGTACTTCAAGGCGCCCACACAGGCGCCGACGCACCCCTCGGAGTCGTACAAGAAGGAACGCGTCGCGCAGGCGAAGGCGTACGCGCGCGGGTGCGCGCGGCGGGCCGGCGCGACGCTCCGGCACTACACGTCCCTGAACAACGCCCGTGACCTGGACGTGCTGCGGGCCGCGCTCGGCGAGCAGAGGCTGACGTTCATGGGGGCGTCGTACGGCACCTATTTCGGCGCCCTGTACGCGACCCTGTTCCCCTCCCATGTACGGCGGATGGTGTTCGACGCGGCGGTGAACCCTGACCCGGATCAGGTCTGGTACCGCAACAACCTGGACCAGTCGGCCGCGTTCGAGGGGCGCTGGGCGGACTTCCGGGAGTGGGTCGCCAGGCACGACGACGTGTACGGGCTCGGGGCCACGGCCGAGGAGGTGCTGCGCAGCTACGAGAAGGCGGCGGCCCGGCTGGCCGTGGAGCCGGCCGGCGGGAAGGTCGGGCCGGGGCAGCTTCAGGGCGCCTTCCTGTCGACCGGTTACTACGACGACTTCTGGCCCCATCGGGCGCAGGCCCTGTCGGCGTATCTCAAGGGCGATCCGAAGCCGCTGATCCAGCAGGCGGGGCCGCATCAGGAGGCGGCGAAGGAGGCGGAGAACGCCAACGCGGTCTACACGGCCGTCGAGTGCAACGACGCGCCCTGGCCCACGGACTGGAAGGTCTGGGACCGGGACAACACACGGCTGGCGCGGGTGGCGCCGTTCGAGACGTGGGACAACGTGTGGACGAACCTGCCGTGCGCGTACTGGCCCGCGGCCCGGCAGGAGCCGCTGGACGTGCGGACGGGGCCCGGTGAGCTGCCCGCGACCCTGATCCTGGCCGCCGAGAGGGACGCCGCCACCCCGTACGACGGCGCCCTGAAACTGCACCGGCGGCTGTCCGGGTCGGTGCTGGTGACCGAGCGGGACGCGGGCACGCACGGCATCGCGGGCGGCCCGAACCCCTGCGTCAACGGATACCTGGACGCCTACCTGCTGGAGGGCCGCCTCCCGGTGCGGCGCGCCGCCTGCGCCCCGCACCCCGAGCCGAAGCCGCGGGTCGCCTCCCGGAAGGCGACACCCGAAGGGAAGGCGACCGCTGGAGGGAACGCGACCGTCACACCCGCTCGCTGA